A genomic stretch from Coffea arabica cultivar ET-39 chromosome 10c, Coffea Arabica ET-39 HiFi, whole genome shotgun sequence includes:
- the LOC113714239 gene encoding SKP1-interacting partner 15-like: protein MESSPLNRLPLDTLHQIFSSLPLRQMIICRAVCKSLYTALSSPSFLHLISSSQSHVLSLIALRPSHRSHSHSHLSSHPALHVFDPLSDRWFRFPLNFLPFPSLLPITSSHGLLYLWASSSSSSPNPGPISNKMLIVCNPLTRQFKALPQLGSAWSRHGSVLIGAGPSQVLVLTELATLYSTANSWLKYSSNLPSKPRSPVLIENFILALCDVGSPWRSQWKLFKSMVINRGDQLVQKWSRLEKHEWGDVFDIIKRPRLLVGGKNKVLMIGGLKSSYSLHSACSTILILRLDLESLEWDEAGRMPSEMYRLFQDSSKFKVFGGGNQVCFSAKRVGKLVVWECFEENGCEKTEWRWIDGVPGNGDGLCRGFLLEAQLSAVP from the coding sequence ATGGAATCTTCCCCACTCAATCGGTTGCCTCTAGACACCCTCCACCAGATCTTTTCTTCCCTGCCACTCCGCCAGATGATCATCTGCAGAGCAGTTTGTAAGTCCCTGTATACCGCTCTTTCTTCTCCATCATTCTTGCACTTGATTTCCAGTTCCCAATCCCATGTGCTTTCCCTAATTGCCCTCCGCCCTTCCCACCGATCCCACTCGCATTCCCACCTGTCTTCCCATCCTGCTCTCCACGTGTTCGACCCTTTGTCTGACAGATGGTTCAGATTTCCCCTCAACTTCCTCCCCTTTCCCTCCCTCCTCCCCATCACCTCATCTCATGGCCTGCTTTATCTCTGGGCTTCGTCCTCTAGTTCTTCCCCCAATCCCGGCCCGATCAGTAATAAAATGCTGATTGTTTGCAACCCTTTGACGAGGCAATTCAAGGCCTTACCTCAGCTGGGCTCGGCTTGGTCGCGCCACGGTTCCGTTCTAATTGGAGCTGGCCCCAGCCAAGTGCTGGTTCTTACCGAGCTAGCTACTTTGTACTCGACTGCCAATTCTTGGCTCAAGTATTCGTCTAATCTACCTTCCAAGCCGCGAAGCCCTGTTTTGATTGAGAATTTTATACTTGCTCTTTGTGATGTGGGATCGCCATGGCGATCTCAGTGGAAGCTGTTTAAGTCTATGGTGATTAACAGAGGGGATCAGTTGGTCCAGAAATGGAGTCGGCTCGAGAAGCACGAGTGGGGCGATGTGTTTGATATAATAAAGCGGCCTAGATTGTTAGTGGGAGGGAAGAATAAGGTGCTCATGATCGGTGGATTGAAGAGTTCTTACTCGTTGCATAGCGCGTGTTCGACAATTTTGATCCTGAGGTTGGATTTGGAGAGTTTAGAGTGGGACGAGGCTGGGCGAATGCCATCAGAAATGTATAGGCTTTTTCAGGATTCGAGTAAGTTTAAGGTGTTTGGAGGGGGAAATCAGGTCTGTTTTTCTGCTAAAAGGGTTGGAAAATTGGTGGTTTGGGAGTGTTTTGAGGAGAATGGCTGTGAAAAGACTGAGTGGCGGTGGATTGATGGTGTCCCTGGAAATGGAGATGGGCTTTGCCGGGGTTTCTTGCTTGAGGCTCAGCTCTCAGCAGTGCCTTAG
- the LOC113715146 gene encoding serine decarboxylase-like, producing MVGSSTVGLGTMSSAPLPNGKSVMEDTQTVRDVDYFDPMAVVSEPVPPVAVESETVVVDREDAEGAEVNGDKAEKREIVLGRNVHTTCLAVTEPDADDESTGDKEAYMASVLARYRKTLIERTKHHLGYPYNLDFDYGALAQLQHFSINNLGDPFIESNYGVHSRQFEVGVLDWFARLWEIEKSEYWGYITNCGTEGNLHGILVGREVLPDGILYASRESHYSVFKAARMYRMECVKVDTLVTGEIDCADFKTKLLVNKEKPAIINVNIGTTVKGAVDDLDLVIQTLEECGFSHDRFYIHCDGALFGLMMPFVKRAPKVTFKKPIGSVSVSGHKFVGCPMPCGVQITRLEHVNALSRNVEYLASRDATIMGSRNGHAPIFLWYTLNRKGYKGFQKEVQKCLRNAHYLKDRLRQAGISAMLNELSSTVVFERPRDEEFVRQWQLACQGNMAHVVVMPNVTIEKLEGFLDALIEGRSIWYKDDKGKPPCLAAEIGSGNCSCPLHK from the exons ATGGTGGGAAGCTCTACGGTAGGACTCGGAACGATGTCATCTGCTCCATTACCCAACGGAAAATCAGTAATGGAGGATACTCAGACCGTAAGGGACGTCGATTACTTCGATCCAATGGCGGTGGTGTCGGAGCCTGTCCCGCCAGTGGCTGTGGAGTCGGAGACGGTGGTAGTGGATCGTGAAGATGCTGAGGGGGCCGAAGTCAATGGAGACAAGGCGGAGAAGAGAGAGATTGTCCTTGGACGGAACGTGCATACCACTTGCCTCGCCGTCACGGAGCCGGACGCCGACGACGAGTCTACCGGAGATAAAGAGGCCTACATGGCTAGTGTCTTGGCTCGCTACCGTAAAACTCTTATTGAAAGAACCAAGCACCATTTAG GGTATCCATATAATTTGGACTTTGATTATGGAGCTCTTGCTCAGCTGCAGCATTTCTCCATTAACAATCTTGGAGATCCTTTTATAGAGAGCAACTACGGCGTCCACTCAAGACAGTTTGAAGTGGGTGTTTTGGATTGGTTTGCTAGGTTGTGGGAAATTGAGAAGAGTGAATATTGGGGATATATCACTAACTGTGGTACTGAGGGCAATCTTCATGGAATCCTTGTTGG GAGAGAAGTCCTTCCTGATGGAATTCTGTATGCATCAAGAGAATCTCACTATTCTGTCTTCAAGGCAGCACGAATGTACAGAATGGAATGCGTAAAGGTGGATACCTTAGTCACTGGCGAGATAGATTGCGCAGATTTCAAGACTAAGCTGCTTGTTAACAAAGAAAAGCCAGCGATCATCAATGTAAACATag GAACTACGGTTAAAGGTGCTGTTGATGATCTTGATCTTGTGATACAGACTCTTGAAGAATGTGGTTTTTCACATGATAGATTTTACATCCACTGCGACGGAGCTTTATTTGGTCTTATGATGCCATTTGTAAAGCGT gCACCAAAGGTAACTTTCAAAAAGCCTATTGGAAGTGTAAGTGTTTCTGGCCACAAGTTTGTTGGCTGTCCAATGCCATGCGGTGTGCAGATCACTAGGCTAGAGCACGTCAATGCCCTCTCCAGGAATGTAGAGTATCTTGCTTCTAGAGACGCTACGATAATGGGAAGTAGGAATGGCCATGCTCCAATCTTCCTGTGGTACACCCTTAACAGGAAAGGGTACAAGGGGTTCCAGAAGGAAGTCCAAAAGTGTCTTAGAAATGCTCACTACTTGAAGGATCGCCTAAGACAAGCTGGAATAAGTGCCATGCTCAATGAGCTGAGCAGCACAGTTGTATTTGAGCGGCCACGGGATGAGGAGTTTGTTCGTCAGTGGCAACTTGCTTGTCAGGGAAATATGGCACATGTTGTTGTGATGCCAAATGTCACGATTGAGAAGCTGGAAGGCTTCTTGGATGCATTAATCGAAGGACGTTCAATATGGTACAAAGATGATAAAGGAAAGCCTCCTTGTCTTGCCGCTGAGATAGGAAGTGGGAACTGTTCCTGTCCTCTTCACAAGTGA
- the LOC113715145 gene encoding abscisic acid 8'-hydroxylase 3-like, translated as MELHMLIMLSAFLILTVLVSALLQRWASGPREMAAIPGRLGWPIVGETLSFITEFSSPAGIHSFIRKRQQRYGKVFKTSVLGRLTVFMTGSEASKILLTGKDGMVSLNLSYAGRQVLGPTSLLHQNGEAHKRLRRLIAEPLSINGLKKYFQFIDNLAIDTLDKWHGREILVLEEASTFSLKVISNMIMSLEPAGKEQEKFRANFKVMSSSFSALPLKIPGTAFYRGIQARNRMYAMLDSIIAQRRTGDNFQQDFLESLVNKYNEHGYGGEDDDKLTDAQLKDNILTLLVAGHDTTTAALTWLVKFLEQNPAALERLREEHREIQASRSGLTWSDINNMPYTNKVISETLRIATILPWFSRTAAEDFTVDGCKISKGWSVNLDVVSIHHDPKLFPDPQKFDPSRFDEPLKPFSFLGFGSGPRMCPGINLAKIEICIFIHHLVCRFKWKPLEKDDSVMPTLVRMPRNKYPIMVEPL; from the exons ATGGAGCTACATATGTTAATAATGCTTTCAGCCTTCCTAATATTGACAGTTTTAGTTTCAGCTTTATTACAAAGATGGGCTTCTGGACCACGGGAAATGGCGGCAATACCAGGTAGGCTGGGTTGGCCTATTGTCGGGGAGACGCTCTCGTTTATAACCGAGTTTTCAAGTCCTGCAGGCATACATAGCTTCATCAGAAAGAGACAGCAGag GTATGGGAAAGTATTCAAGACTTCAGTCTTGGGGAGACTTACTGTCTTCATGACTGGTAGTGAGGCGAGTAAGATTTTGTTAACCGGAAAAGATGGGATGGTGAGCTTAAATTTGTCCTATGCAGGAAGGCAGGTTCTTGGTCCTACTAGTTTACTGCATCAAAATGGAGAAGCACACAAACGGCTCCGCAGGTTGATTGCTGAACCCCTCTCAATCAATGGCCTCAAGAAGTATTTCCAGTTCATCGATAATTTGGCCATTGATACACTGGACAAGTGGCATGGACGAGAAATCCTGGTTCTTGAAGAGGCTTCTACA TTCTCCCTCAAGGTGATCAGCAATATGATAATGAGCTTGGAACCCGCTGGTAAAGAGCAGGAGAAATTCCGTGCCAATTTCAAAGTCATGTCTTCGTCATTTTCTGCTCTCCCCTTGAAAATTCCTGGAACTGCCTTTTACCGTGGTATTCAG GCTCGGAACAGGATGTATGCAATGTTAGACTCAATCATTGCTCAGCGGAGAACTGGAGACAACTTCCAGCAAGATTTCCTAGAATCCTTAGTGAATAAGTATAACGAGCATGGCTATGGAGGAGAAGATGATGATAAACTCACAGATGCACAATTGAAGGACAATATATTGACCCTGCTAGTAGCTGGGCATGATACTACTACTGCTGCACTGACCTGGCTTGTAAAATTCCTTGAACAAAACCCTGCTGCATTGGAACGTCTACGA GAAGAGCATAGGGAAATCCAAGCTAGCAGATCAGGTCTTACATGGTCGGACATCAACAACATGCCTTACACAAACAAA GTAATTAGCGAGACTCTTCGAATAGCCACAATTCTTCcttggttttcaagaacagCAGCAGAAGACTTCACAGTTGATG GATGTAAAATCAGTAAGGGTTGGTCTGTCAACCTGGATGTAGTGTCCATTCATCATGACCCGAAGCTTTTTCCTGACCCTCAGAAGTTTGATCCTTCAAGATTTGAT GAGCCATTGAAGCCTTTcagctttcttggatttggCAGTGGACCACGAATGTGTCCCGGAATTAACCTCGCCAAGATAGaaatttgcattttcattcatcACCTTGTCTGCAGATTCAA ATGGAAACCATTGGAGAAAGACGACTCTGTGATGCCAACACTAGTCCGGATGCCAAGAAACAAGTATCCAATCATGGTTGAACCACTGTAG
- the LOC113714453 gene encoding E3 ubiquitin-protein ligase RGLG4: MGNIMFFPKFIKKSIGSSNSRGVSGSISSANSSSELRHRGSEPPPIITRRGLPPPAPTARNRPFSSSSSSFSSTSSSHLPRPTSVNIGTKVSMDSSSGSNSSTIKSSKKYEYIPDNFSSLDQVTEALRESGLESSNLILGIDFTKSNEWTGKLSFNNRSLHAIGNAPNPYEKAISIIGKTLAPFDEDNLIPCFGFGDVTTHDQEVFSFHSDHSPCHGFEEVLACYKRITPNLQLSGPTSYGPVVDAAVDIVERSGGQYHVLVIIADGQVTRSVNTSDVELSPQEAKTIKSIVNASLYPLSIILVGVGDGPWEDMKKFDDKLPAREFDNFQFVNFTAIMSKDQSASEKETAFALAALMEIPIQYKAARELGLLGHVTGRAKKIVPRPPPVPYARRTTFESREQSNLSASLPDERSQDCPVCLTNGKNLAFGCGHMTCRDCGSRVSNCPICRLPITSRLRLYT; the protein is encoded by the exons ATGGGCAATATTATGTTCTTcccaaaatttatcaaaaagaGTATCGGTAGTAGTAATAGTAGGGGTGTCTCTGGTTCCATCTCTTCTGCCAACAGTAGCAGCGAGCTTAGACACAGAGGATCAGAACCACCACCAATAATCACAAGAAGAGGACTACCACCACCAGCACCAACTGCTCGTAACCGgcccttttcttcttcatcttcgtCTTTCTCCTCAACTTCTTCTTCCCACCTACCACGGCCCACTTCAGTTAATATTGGTACCAAAGTTTCTATGGACAGTAGTAGTGGCAGTAACAGTAGCACCATTAAAAGCAGCAAGAAGTATGAGTACATCCCAGATAATTTCTCATCTCTTGATCAG GTCAcagaagctttgagagaatcaGGTCTAGAGTCATCCAATTTGATTCTCGGGATAGATTTCACTAAAAGCAATGAATGGACAG GTAAACTTTCATTCAACAATCGAAGCCTACATGCCATTGGTAATGCACCTAATCCATATGAGAAAGCCATATCTATCATTGGAAAGACTTTGGCTCCCTTTGATGAAGACAACTTAATACCatgttttggttttggtgatg TTACCACACATGATCAAGAAGTCTTTAGCTTTCACAGTGATCATTCTCCTTGCCATGGCTTTGAAGAAGTTTTAGCCTGCTATAAGAGAATAACTCCCAACCTGCAATTATCTG GGCCAACATCATATGGACCAGTAGTAGATGCTGCGGTAGACATAGTAGAGCGGAGTGGTGGACAGTATCATGTTTTGGTTATAATAGCAGACGGCCAG GTTACAAGAAGTGTTAATACAAGTGATGTAGAACTCAGCCCACAAGAAGCGAAAACCATCAAATCAATAGTCAATGCTAG TTTGTATCCACTGTCAATTATTCTTGTTGGAGTTGGTGATGGACCTTGGGAGGACATGAAAAAGTTTGATGACAAGCTGCCAGCTCGTGAATTCGATAATTTTCAG TTTGTCAATTTTACTGCTATTATGAGCAAGGACCAAAGTGCTTCTGAAAAAGAAACTGCATTTGCTCTTGCTGCCCTGATGGAGATCCCAATCCAATATAAGGCAGCCAGAGAACTTGGCCTTCTGGG tcaCGTGACAGGTAGAGCAAAGAAAATAGTTCCTCGTCCACCGCCAGTTCCTTATGCTCGTCGTACAACATTTGAGTCGAGAGAACAAAGCAATCTTTCAGCGTCTCTTCCAGATGAAAGAAGTCAG GACTGTCCGGTTTGCTTAACAAATGGGAAGAATCTGGCCTTTGGCTGTGGACATATG ACTTGCAGAGACTGCGGATCAAGGGTATCAAACTGTCCAATTTGTCGCCTGCCAATAACCAGTCGTCTCAGGCTTTATACTTGA